The genomic window CGAGTCGCAGCCGTTCGACGTCTACCCGCTGGTCGCGGCCGTGGTCGACTCCGAGAGCTTCTTCGAGATCAAGCGCGAGTTCGCCGCCGAGGTCGTCTGCGGCCTGGGCCGGATCGAGGGGCGGGCCGTCGGGATCGTCGCCAACCAGCCGATGGTCAAGGGCGGGGTGCTGTTCGTCGACTCGGCCGACAAGGTGGCCCGCTTCGTCTGGCTGTGCGACGCTTTCAACCTGCCGCTTGTCTTCCTGGCCGACGTGCCCGGGTTCATGATCGGGACCGAGGTCGAGCGCCAGGGCATCATCCGCCACGGGGCCAAGCTGATCACCGCCGTCAGCGAGGCCACCGTGCCCAAGATCTGCGTGGTCGTGCGCAAGGCGTACGGGGCCGGGCTGTACGCCATGGCCGGGCCCGGGTTCGAGCCCGACGCCACCCTGGCCCTGCCGACGGCGTCGATCGCCGTGATGGGACCGGAGGCGGCCGTCAACGCCGTCTACTACAACAAGCTGGCCGCCCTCCCCGAGGCCGAGCGGCCGGCCGAGGTCGAGCGGCTCCAGCGCGAGTACCGCGAGGACGTCGACCTGGTCCGCCTGGCCGCCGACCTGGTCGTGGACGCGGTCGTCGACCCCGAGGACCTCCGCGGCCAGCTGGCCCGGCGTCTGGCCGCCGCCGCCGGCAAGGACCGCGAGTTCACCCGCCGGAGGCACGGGGTGCCTCCGGTATGAACGCCCGGCCCTTCCGGTCCGTGCTGGTGGCCAACCGGGGGGAGATCGCCGTGCGGGTGCTGCGGGCCTGCCGGGAACTGGGGCTGACCGGGATCGCCGTCCACTCCGACCCGGACGCCGGGGCCCTGCACGTGCGCGAGGCCGACCGGGCCGTGGCCATCGGCGGCTCGGCGGTGGCCGAGTCCTACCTGGACCAGGACAGGCTGCTGGCCGCCGCCGCCGAGGCGGGGGCCGAGGCCGTCCACCCCGGCTACGGGCTGCTCAGCGAGCACGCCGGCTTCGCCCGGGCCGTGACCGGCGCCGGGCTGGTCTGGGTCGGCCCCCCGCCCGAGGCCATCGCCCAGATGGGCGACAAGCTGGCCGCCCGGCGGGCGGTGCTGGCCGCCGGGGTCGAGCCGGTGCCCGGCACGACCGACCCGGTGACCGACCCGGCCGAGGTGGTCGCCTTCGGCGAGGCCAACGGCTGGCCGGTCGCGGTCAAGGCGGCCGCCGGCGGGGGCGGCCGCGGCATCCGCGTCGTCGCCGGCCCCGGCGACGCCGCCGAGGCCCTGGCCGCCGCCACCCGGGAGGCGCAGGCCGCCTTCGGCGACGGCGCCTGCTACCTGGAGCGCTTCTTCCCCCGGCCCCGCCACGTCGAGGTCCAGGTGCTGGCCGACACCCACGGCGCCATCGTCCAGCTCGGGGAGCGGGACTGCTCGGTCCAGCGCCGCCACCAGAAGCTGGTCGAGGAGGCGCCCTCACCCGGGCTGCCGGCCGAGGTCGGCCAGCGGCTGCGCACCTGGGCGGTGGCGGTGGCCAAGGCCTGCGGCTACGTCGGCGCCGGGACGGTTGAGTTCCTCTGGGACCCGGCCTCGGGCGGCGCCTGGTTCCTGGAGATGAACACCCGCATCCAGGTCGAGCACCCGATCACCGAGCAGGTCACCGGGATCGACATCGTCGCCGCCCAGCTGCGGGTGGCGGCCGGCGAGCCGCTCGGCCTGGCCCAGGACGACGTGGCCGTGCGCGGCCACGCCATCGAGTGCCGGGTCAACGCCGAGGACCCGGCCCGCGGCTTCCTGCCCACCCCGGGCACGATCACCGCCCTGCGCTGGCCGGGCGGCCCCGGCGTCCGGGTCGACGCCGGCTACGAACGCGGCGACGCCGTGCCCCCGTTCTACGACGACCTGCTGGGCAAGCTGGTCGCCTGGGCCCCCGACCGCGACCAGGCGATCGCGCGGATGCGGGCCGCCCTCGACGAGCTGGTGGTGGAGGGCGTCGCCACCACCGTCCCGGCCCTGGCCCGGGTGCTTGACCACGACGACTTCCGGGCGGCCAGGCACTGGACGACCTGGCTGGAGGAGGCGGTCGACCTCGCCGGCGTCGCCCCGGCGGCGGCCCCGGAGGACGGCGCCGACTTCCACGTCACCGCCGGCGGGCGGACCTGGCCGGTGCGGCTGTACCGGCACCGCCCCCGGCCCCCCGGCGGCGGCGCCGGCGGCGGGGGGCTGGTGGCCTCGCCGCTGGCCGGGACCCTGGCCAGGCTGACGGTCACCGCAGGTCAGCGCGTTGCCGAAGGGGAGCTGCTGGCCGTGGTCGAGGCCATGAAGATGGAGACGCCGCTGCTTGCTCCGTTTTCTGGCATTGTGGTCGGGGTAAGATCCGCGGTTGACGGGCCGGTTGCGGCCGGCCAGATCGTGGTCGAGCTGGAGGCCGGAGGACGGCGATAGGGGGTCGTCATCGGGTTGTCGGAAGCGGGGATGTTGGAGGCGCAGGGGTTTCGAGAGTTCAGCGGGCACGCCGACCAGGTCGCGGCGGCCCGTCGCTTCGTTGCCTCCGCGATCCAGGGCGGCGGGCCCGCCCGCGACGTCAGCCGGCTCCTCGTCAGCGAGGCCGCCACCAACGCCGTCCTGCACTCGGCCACCGGTGACGGCGGCAGCTTCTCGGTCGCCTACCTGATCTCCGACCACCTGCTCCGGGTCGAGGTCCACGACGGCGGCGGCCCCAGCGGACCGCGCCGCCGCGTCCACCACCTCGAGTCCATGACCGGCCGCGGCCTGGAGCTGTTCGACGCCCTGTCGGACCGCTGGGGCGTGGACGGCAGCCCGGACGGCAGGACGGTCTGGTTCGAGCTCGACCTGGCGGCCGAGGAAGCCCGCAGCGACGCCAGCCGCTAGAAGTCGGGGGGGCCGGGGGGGCTCAAGCCTAGCCCCCCGGCCAATTGGGCTCGCGCTTCTCGACCCAGGCGGCGATGCCCTCGCGGCGGTCGTCGGAGAGGACGGCCCGCCGCCAGGCCTCGTCCTCGACCTCCATGGCCGCCTCCTGGGCCAGGTCGGCGCCCAGGTCGATGGCCCACTTGGCCATGCGGACGGCGGTCGGGGCGTTGGCCGCGATCTCGGCCGCCAGGGCGGTGGCCGCGGTCAGCACCTCTCCCCGGGCCACGACCCGGTCGACCAGGCCGAGCCGGTGGGCCTCGGGGGCGGGGACGCGGCGGCCGGTGAGGACCAGGTCCTTGGCCACCGACCGGCCAACCCGCCGGACCAGCAGCTGGGTGCCGCCCCCGGCCGGGACCAGGCCGAGGCGGACCTCGGGGAGCCCGAAGGTGGCGTCGTCGTCGGCCACCACCAGGTCGCAGGCCAGGGCCAGCTCGGTGCCGCCGCCGAGGGCGAAGCCGGAAACGGCCGCCACCGTGGGCAGGGGGCAGCGGCGGACGGCGGCGAACCCGCGGCGGAACGCCTCCCGCTGCACGAACCAGCCGTGGTCGTCGAAGCCGGCCCGCTGCTTGAGGTCGGCCCCGACGCAGAAGGCGCGCTTCCCGGCCCCGGTCAGGACCACCGCCCGCACCCCGGGGTCGGTGGCCAGCGGCTCGACGGCCTCGGCCAGCTCGACGGCCAGCTCGGTCGAGATCGCGTTCAGCGCCTCCGGCCGGTCGAGGGTGACGGTGGCCACCCGCCCGGCAACCTCCACCCGGACCAGCGAGGTCATTGATTCACCAGGGGGCGACCTCCTGGGACGCCCACGCCCAGGTGCGGGCGAGCCCGTCGGCCAGGCCGACCCGGGACCGCCAGCCGAGGACCCGGCCGGCCTCGGCCGAGTCGAGCGCGATCCGGGCCAGCTCGCCCGGCCGGGCGGGCGCGAACGCCGGCTCGCCGCCCAGCCCGGACACCTCCCGCAGGGCGCTGTACAGCTCCAGCACCGACGTCTCGACCCCGGTGCCGATGTTGACCCGGGCCCCGGGGGCGTCCGGGTGCTGCCCGCCGGCGACGAAGGCGTCGACCACGTCCTCCACGAACACATAGTCGCGGGTCTGGCGGCCGTCGCCGAAGATGGTCACCGGCTCGCCGGCCAGCAGCCGGTTGCAGAAGATGGCCACCACCCCGGCCTCGCCGTGGGGGTCCTGGCGGGGCCCGTAGACGTTCCCCAGCCGCAGGCTGACCGGCTCCAGCCCGTGCAGGTCGGCAAGTGAGGCCAGGTAGTCCTCGGCCGACCGCTTCGACACCCCGTAGGGGTTCGTCACCCGCGGCGGATAGCGCTCGTCGATCGGCAGGGCCGCCGGGTCGGGCTCGCCGTACACCGTCCCGCCGGAGCTGGCGAACACCAGCCGCCGGCAGCCGGCCTCCAGGGCCGCCTTGGCCAGGGCGATGGTGCCGAGCACGTTGACCCGGGCGTCGTGCAGCGGGTCGGCGACGCTGCGGCGCACGTCGATCTGGGCGGCCAGGTGGTAGACGACCTCGGGCCGCGCTCCGGCGACCACTCCGGCCAGCTCCGGGCCGGCCAGGTCGATCTCGGCCAGCTCGACCCGGCCGGAGGAGCGCGCGCCGTCCAGGTTCTCCAGCCGCCCCGTTGACAGGTCGTCGACGACCGTCACCTGGTGCCCGTCGCCGGCCAGGCGGTCCACCAGCGCCGACCCGATGAAACCGGAACCGCCCGTGACCAGCGTTCGCATCCCAGGGTGCCCTTTCGTCGGGGTCGGTCAAGGCGGTCATCGTAGAGGAAGCTCCGTCTTGTCGTCGGCCAATGGATCGTTCAGGCTCCGTCGGGCAGGCCAGGTGTGAGGAGAAGCACGTGCAGGAGGCGGCCACGCCGGTGACGGCCGGCACCCGGGCGGCCGCGGCGAGCCGCGGCTGGCTGCTCCCGTACCTGCTGATCGCCGTCATCGCGGTGGTCGAGGTGCTCGCCGACAACGTGGTCGTGGGCGGGTTCCTGGTCCTGGCCCCGCTGCTGGCCAGCCGGCTGTCGACCCGGCGAAGCCAGGTCATCGCCGTCGGCGTGGTCACCCTGGCCGCGGCCGCAGCCCTGGGGGTCTTCACCGGGAAGCTGACCAGCGACCAGCTCGCCATCCGCGTGGTCCTGATCACCCTGGCCACCCTGTTCGCGCTGGTCAACTGGGGCGCCTCCCAGCGCGAGCAGTCGGCCCTGGAGCGGGCCGCCGACACCATCCGGATGGCCGGGTCGCTGGCCGCCGGCCTCGAGCCGGAGGAGGCCTACGACCTGCTCGCCCAGTCGGCCCGGACCCTGTACGCGGCCAACGCGGCCGCGGTCTACCGCCGCCAGGGCGAGCAGATGGTGACCGTCGCCCAGGCCCGCGACCCCGACGTGCCGGCGATGCCGATCCGGCTGCCGCGGGCGAGCTTCCCGGCCGCCTTCATGACCGTGACCCGGCGGGTCAGCGCCCGCTCGACCGAGCCGGAGGCTCCGATGCTGGCCGCCCGCGGCCTGGCCAGCCTGCTCTGGCTGCCGCTGCTGGACCGCACCGGTGACCAGCTCGGCACCATCGTGCTCGCCTGGAAGCGCGACCCCAGGCTGTCCGCCCAGGCCCTGGAGGCTTCGGAGGCGTTCGCCGGCCTCGGCGCCCGGGCCATCTCCGGCTCCGAGCGGGTGCGGGCCCAGACCGAGGTGCTGGAACAGGTCCAGGCGCTGCTGCTCACCACCCCGCCGGCCTGGGTCGCCGGGTTCCAGGTCGGGGTCCGCTACCAGTCGGCCAGCGGCCTGGCCCAGATCGGCGGCGACTTCTACGACGTGGTCGAGCTGGACGAGCGCGGGCTGGCCTTCATCCTGGCCGACGCCCGCGGCAAGGGGCTGGAGGCGAGCTCGCTGGCCGCCGTGCTCAAGGGCGCCTTCCGCAGCCTGGCCGGCGAGGGGGCCGGCCCGGCCCGCATCCTCAACCGCCTCGACCGGCTGGTGGCCCGCGAGGGCGGCGACGAGGACTTCGTGACCGCCCTGGCCGGGCGGCTCCACCCCGACGGCCGCATCCTGCTCGCCTCGGCCGGCCACCCGGCCCCGCTGGGCGCCGGTCCCCGGCTGGTCCAGGTGGCGGCGCCGCTCGGCCTCGGCACCCAGGCCAACGAGAGCCAGGGCCACCTGCGTCCCGGCCACCGGCTGGTCTGCTACACCGACGGGCTGGTCGAGGCCCGCAACGCCGCCGGCGAGTTCCTCGACCGGTCGGTGTTCGAGGAGGCGGTCGCCGCCGACTCCCTGGCCGCCGCCCTCGACCGCCTGGTCGAGCTGGTCGACCGGCACGCCGCCGGCCGCCACGACGACGACCTGGCCCTCCTCGGCCTGGAGTACGACCCCCGGGGTGGCGGCGGCGGTTAGCATGGCCGGGCGCCCACAAGGCGCCGACCACGCTGCTCATCCCACAAGGGAGTGACGATGGACGTTGAGCTGGCACCCGAGCAGGAGGAGTTCCGCAAGATCGTCCGGGCGTTCGCCGAGCAGGTGGTGGCCCCCCGGGCGGAGGCGATGGACCGGGCCGGGGCGCTCGACCCGGTGGTGCTCGACCAGATGGCCGGCATGGGCCTGTTCGGGCTGCCGTTCCCCGAGGAGGTCGGCGGCATGGGCGCCGACTACACCACCCTGTGCCTGGCCATCGAGGAGCTGGCCCGGGTCGACTCCTCGGTGGCCATCACCCTGGAGGCCGCCGTCGGCCTCGGGGCCATGCCGATCTGGCGCTACGGCACCGCCGCCCAGCACGACCAGTGGCTGCGGCCGCTGGTCACGGGGGAGAAGCTGGGCGCGTTCGGGCTCACCGAGCCGGGCGGCGGCTCCGACGCCGCGGCCCTCACGACCCGGGCCAGCCTGGACGGCGACGACTGGGTGATCGACGGCACCAAGGCGCTCATCACCAACGCCGGCCTGGACCGCTCCAGCCTGGTCACCATCGCCGCCGTGACCGGGCAGCGGCCCGACGGCCGCAACGAGCTCACCAACATCATCGTGCCCGCCGGCACCCCCGGCTACCGGGTCGGGCGCAGCTACGCCAAGGTCGGCTGGCATGCCTCCGACACCCGCGAGCTGATCTTCGAGAGCTGCCGGGTCCCGGTGGCCAACACCCTCGGCGAGCGCGGCAGCGGCCTGGCCAACTTCCTCCGCACCCTTGAGGAGGGCCGCATCGCCGTGGCCGCCCTGGCCACCGGCCTCTGCCAGGGCTGCGTCGACGAGTCCACCAAGTACGCCCGCGAGCGCCAGGCCTTCGGCCAGCCGATCGCCGGGTTCCAGGCGATCGCCTTCAAGATCGCCGACATGGAGGTCCGGGCCCACACCGCCCGCCTGGCCTGGCAGCGGGCCGCGGCCCGGCTCGACGCCGGCCTGCCGTTCGGCCGGGAGGCGGCCATCGCCAAGCTGTACGCCTCCGAGGCGGCCGTCACCTCGGCCCGCGAGGCCGTCCAGGTCCACGGCGGCTACGGCTTCATGGAGGAGTTCCCGGTGGCCCGCTTCTACCGCGACGCCAAGGTGCTGGAGATCGGCGAGGGCACCAGCGAGGTCATGCGCATCCTCATCGCCCGTGCGGTCGGGCTCTGACAGGAGCAGCAGCCGTGTTCGACAAGGAGTTCTTCGCCACCTCCCTGCCCGAGGCCATCGCCACCTACACCGCCGGCACCCCCGCGACCAGCCCCCAGGTCCGCCTCCTGACCGCCGACGGCACCGAGTTCGTGGTCCGCCGCGTCCTCACCGCCACCGCCCCCTGGGTCAGCCTCGAGGTCGTCGAGGACGAGGACGACCCCGACCGCGCCTCCCTCCTGTTCGTCCCCTACGAGCACGTCCGCCGGGTCGTCTTCCGCCCCGCCGCCGACCGCCCCGAACAGCTCGGCTTCCGCCTCCACGAACCCGGCAACCTCGATCCCGCCCCCGGGTAACCCCCGCCACCGCGGGCGCGACTACCGGGTGATGGACGACGTGACGCTGGTGCGGCTGGCCCGGGAGGGGGACGAGGGGGCGTTCGCGGAGCTGGTGGCGAGGCACCGGCCGATGGTGGTCGGGGTGTGCCGGCGGGTGCTGGGGGACCCGGGGCTGGCCGAGGACGCCGCGCAGGAGGCGGTGCTGCTGGCGATGGTCTCGCTGGACCGGCTGGAACGGCCGGAGCGGTTCGGGGCCTGGCTGGGCGGGATCGGGCTCAACGTGTGCCGGCGGTGGCGGCGCGACCAGGCCCGGGAGGCGTGGTCGCTGGCCGCGCTGACCGGCGGGCGGGCCGGGCCCGACCCGGTGCCGGACGAGCCGGCGGAGCGGGCCGAGGCGGCCGACGCGGCCCGGCGGGTGCGCCGGGCGGTCGGACGGCTGCCGGCCGGGCAGCGGGCCGCGGTCGTCCTGTTCTACCTGGTGGGGATGGCCCACCGGGAGGTGGCGGCCGCCCTCGGCATCGGGGTCGGGGCGGTCAAGACGCGGCTGCACAAGGGCCGGGCCGCCCTCCGCGAGGAGCTGGCGGCGTGGTGGAGGGAGGACGACATGGCGACAGCGACCGGGCCGGTGACCATGCGGGTGGCCGAGGTCCGCCGGCAGCCGAAGGAGGAGGGGCGGCCCGAGAAGACGGCCATCCTGCTGTCGGAGGCGGCGGGGGAGCGGCGGCTGTGCATCTGGGTGGGGGCGTTCGAGGGCCTCCAGATCGCGTTCGCTCTCGAGGGGACCGAGCTGCCCCGGCCGATGGCCTACCAGTTCATGACGTCCCTGCTGGCGGCGACCGGCGGCCGCCTTGCCGAGGCCCGGGTCACCGGCCTGGAGGACGGCACCTTCTACGGCGTGGCCGTGGTCGAGGGCCCGGCCGGGACCCAGGAGGTCGACGCCCGCCCCAGCGACGTCCTCAACCTGGCCCTGCTCACCGGCGCCCCCGTCCGCGTCGACCCCGGGGTGCTGGCCGAGGCCTCCGAGTCCGAGCGGGGCGCCCGGTACCTGGCCGAGGCGTCCGCCTATCCCGACGGCACCGCGGCCATCGTGGCCGAGTTCCAGGCCGAGATGGAACGCACCCGCGCCGAGTACCTGCGCCGGCGCTAGCCCGCCGGGGCCTCGTCGGGGGCCGGGACCCGGGTCGGGTGGAGGCCGGCCCGGGCCGCCTCCTCGGCGAACCAGACGGCGTCGCGGACGGCGCAGCCACCGGGGTCGTTGTTGAAGTAGACGTAGGCGTCGGCGCCGGGACCGACCAGCTCGGCCAGGCGGGCCGCCCAGGCGGCCAGGGCCGGGCGGTCGTAGCAGGGGCGGGGGTCGGCGGTGCCTTCGTGGAGGCGCAGGTAGGTCCAGTCGGCGGTGCGCCACACGGGCGTGGGGCGGCGCGGGCTGTCGGCCAGGCAGAGGGCGGCCCCGTGGCCGGCCAGCAGGTCGCGGACCTGGTCGGTCCACCAGCTGTCGTGGCGGGGCTCGACCGCGACCCGGGTCCCGGCCGGGAACGCCCGCAGGGTCCGGTCCAGGGCGGCCGGGTCGGCCCGCAGGGTCGGGGGCAGCTGGAGCAGCACCGGGCCGAGCTTGGCGCCGAGGTGGCGGGCCCGGTCCATCAGGCGCCCGACCGGCTCCTCGGGGTCGCGCAGGCGCCGGATGTGGGTCAGGTAGCGGCTGGCCTTGACGGCCATGACGAAGTCGGGTGGGGTCCGTTCGGCCCAGGCGGCGAAGGTGGTGGCCTCGGGCAGCCGGTAGAAGGCGTTGTTGGACTCGACGGTGGCGAAGCGGTCGGCGTAGTGCTCCAGCCAGCGGGCCTGGGCCAGCCTCTCGGGGTAGAGGCGGCCCCGCCAGTCCCGGTACTGCCAGCCAGAGGTCCCGACCAGCACCGGCACCCGGTGGTCACCTCCGCTCCGTCACCAGCCCGTCGTGCCCGGCCCGCCCTTGAACGGGCCGGTCACCGCCGAGGTGATCCAGCCGCCGTAGAAGTCGCCCGGCTGGGCCTCGACCTGCTCGCCGTCGACGGTCGCCCGGTCCACCTGGCCCGGGTAGAAGGCGTAGCAGCCGCCGATGGCCCCGTAGCCGGGGCTGGGCGACGCGTACGACCAGGCGACCGCCGTATGGTCGCCGGCATCGTAGTACCTGGCCTCGCCCTTGTACTCGCACCAGGTGGCCCGCCGGGCCGACGGCCGCAGCCGCTCGGTGCGGACGTCGGCGGCGGGGATGTAGTAGACGGGCGGGTGGCTGGTCTCCAG from Actinomycetota bacterium includes these protein-coding regions:
- a CDS encoding biotin carboxylase N-terminal domain-containing protein — translated: MNARPFRSVLVANRGEIAVRVLRACRELGLTGIAVHSDPDAGALHVREADRAVAIGGSAVAESYLDQDRLLAAAAEAGAEAVHPGYGLLSEHAGFARAVTGAGLVWVGPPPEAIAQMGDKLAARRAVLAAGVEPVPGTTDPVTDPAEVVAFGEANGWPVAVKAAAGGGGRGIRVVAGPGDAAEALAAATREAQAAFGDGACYLERFFPRPRHVEVQVLADTHGAIVQLGERDCSVQRRHQKLVEEAPSPGLPAEVGQRLRTWAVAVAKACGYVGAGTVEFLWDPASGGAWFLEMNTRIQVEHPITEQVTGIDIVAAQLRVAAGEPLGLAQDDVAVRGHAIECRVNAEDPARGFLPTPGTITALRWPGGPGVRVDAGYERGDAVPPFYDDLLGKLVAWAPDRDQAIARMRAALDELVVEGVATTVPALARVLDHDDFRAARHWTTWLEEAVDLAGVAPAAAPEDGADFHVTAGGRTWPVRLYRHRPRPPGGGAGGGGLVASPLAGTLARLTVTAGQRVAEGELLAVVEAMKMETPLLAPFSGIVVGVRSAVDGPVAAGQIVVELEAGGRR
- a CDS encoding ATP-binding protein is translated as MLEAQGFREFSGHADQVAAARRFVASAIQGGGPARDVSRLLVSEAATNAVLHSATGDGGSFSVAYLISDHLLRVEVHDGGGPSGPRRRVHHLESMTGRGLELFDALSDRWGVDGSPDGRTVWFELDLAAEEARSDASR
- a CDS encoding enoyl-CoA hydratase/isomerase family protein, which produces MTSLVRVEVAGRVATVTLDRPEALNAISTELAVELAEAVEPLATDPGVRAVVLTGAGKRAFCVGADLKQRAGFDDHGWFVQREAFRRGFAAVRRCPLPTVAAVSGFALGGGTELALACDLVVADDDATFGLPEVRLGLVPAGGGTQLLVRRVGRSVAKDLVLTGRRVPAPEAHRLGLVDRVVARGEVLTAATALAAEIAANAPTAVRMAKWAIDLGADLAQEAAMEVEDEAWRRAVLSDDRREGIAAWVEKREPNWPGG
- a CDS encoding NAD-dependent epimerase/dehydratase family protein, with product MRTLVTGGSGFIGSALVDRLAGDGHQVTVVDDLSTGRLENLDGARSSGRVELAEIDLAGPELAGVVAGARPEVVYHLAAQIDVRRSVADPLHDARVNVLGTIALAKAALEAGCRRLVFASSGGTVYGEPDPAALPIDERYPPRVTNPYGVSKRSAEDYLASLADLHGLEPVSLRLGNVYGPRQDPHGEAGVVAIFCNRLLAGEPVTIFGDGRQTRDYVFVEDVVDAFVAGGQHPDAPGARVNIGTGVETSVLELYSALREVSGLGGEPAFAPARPGELARIALDSAEAGRVLGWRSRVGLADGLARTWAWASQEVAPW
- a CDS encoding PP2C family protein-serine/threonine phosphatase; the encoded protein is MQEAATPVTAGTRAAAASRGWLLPYLLIAVIAVVEVLADNVVVGGFLVLAPLLASRLSTRRSQVIAVGVVTLAAAAALGVFTGKLTSDQLAIRVVLITLATLFALVNWGASQREQSALERAADTIRMAGSLAAGLEPEEAYDLLAQSARTLYAANAAAVYRRQGEQMVTVAQARDPDVPAMPIRLPRASFPAAFMTVTRRVSARSTEPEAPMLAARGLASLLWLPLLDRTGDQLGTIVLAWKRDPRLSAQALEASEAFAGLGARAISGSERVRAQTEVLEQVQALLLTTPPAWVAGFQVGVRYQSASGLAQIGGDFYDVVELDERGLAFILADARGKGLEASSLAAVLKGAFRSLAGEGAGPARILNRLDRLVAREGGDEDFVTALAGRLHPDGRILLASAGHPAPLGAGPRLVQVAAPLGLGTQANESQGHLRPGHRLVCYTDGLVEARNAAGEFLDRSVFEEAVAADSLAAALDRLVELVDRHAAGRHDDDLALLGLEYDPRGGGGG
- a CDS encoding acyl-CoA dehydrogenase family protein encodes the protein MDVELAPEQEEFRKIVRAFAEQVVAPRAEAMDRAGALDPVVLDQMAGMGLFGLPFPEEVGGMGADYTTLCLAIEELARVDSSVAITLEAAVGLGAMPIWRYGTAAQHDQWLRPLVTGEKLGAFGLTEPGGGSDAAALTTRASLDGDDWVIDGTKALITNAGLDRSSLVTIAAVTGQRPDGRNELTNIIVPAGTPGYRVGRSYAKVGWHASDTRELIFESCRVPVANTLGERGSGLANFLRTLEEGRIAVAALATGLCQGCVDESTKYARERQAFGQPIAGFQAIAFKIADMEVRAHTARLAWQRAAARLDAGLPFGREAAIAKLYASEAAVTSAREAVQVHGGYGFMEEFPVARFYRDAKVLEIGEGTSEVMRILIARAVGL
- a CDS encoding bifunctional nuclease domain-containing protein; protein product: MDDVTLVRLAREGDEGAFAELVARHRPMVVGVCRRVLGDPGLAEDAAQEAVLLAMVSLDRLERPERFGAWLGGIGLNVCRRWRRDQAREAWSLAALTGGRAGPDPVPDEPAERAEAADAARRVRRAVGRLPAGQRAAVVLFYLVGMAHREVAAALGIGVGAVKTRLHKGRAALREELAAWWREDDMATATGPVTMRVAEVRRQPKEEGRPEKTAILLSEAAGERRLCIWVGAFEGLQIAFALEGTELPRPMAYQFMTSLLAATGGRLAEARVTGLEDGTFYGVAVVEGPAGTQEVDARPSDVLNLALLTGAPVRVDPGVLAEASESERGARYLAEASAYPDGTAAIVAEFQAEMERTRAEYLRRR
- a CDS encoding DUF72 domain-containing protein, giving the protein MPVLVGTSGWQYRDWRGRLYPERLAQARWLEHYADRFATVESNNAFYRLPEATTFAAWAERTPPDFVMAVKASRYLTHIRRLRDPEEPVGRLMDRARHLGAKLGPVLLQLPPTLRADPAALDRTLRAFPAGTRVAVEPRHDSWWTDQVRDLLAGHGAALCLADSPRRPTPVWRTADWTYLRLHEGTADPRPCYDRPALAAWAARLAELVGPGADAYVYFNNDPGGCAVRDAVWFAEEAARAGLHPTRVPAPDEAPAG
- a CDS encoding DUF427 domain-containing protein, which gives rise to MESVWDYPRPPRVEPSAARVVVELDGEVLADTRRSLRVLETSHPPVYYIPAADVRTERLRPSARRATWCEYKGEARYYDAGDHTAVAWSYASPSPGYGAIGGCYAFYPGQVDRATVDGEQVEAQPGDFYGGWITSAVTGPFKGGPGTTGW